In one window of Gopherus evgoodei ecotype Sinaloan lineage chromosome 9, rGopEvg1_v1.p, whole genome shotgun sequence DNA:
- the LOC115657258 gene encoding uncharacterized protein LOC115657258: MIAAPPRENPLVAWLRAYALQEVLIGNLSDVPPSHDCVACTRPKASEGGSPFLWEFLPLTNLTPQHPASACNNTDWVHRPLFTCNTTSDDRRPNSFAPVAVTGPLPAAPCIVFFGFSNPTPLGQYPNCTQWFIGPRPNSNPKKGSSRYRTEFTRTSVALWEQHCPDCSTRIPKGGMCHRATRHKGRRALSPPSPLLLLTTQTTNSHRMGATQVSHRDGHRRVHTV; encoded by the exons ATGATTGCCGCCCCGCCTCGAGAAAACCCCCTGGTTGCCTGGTTGAGAGCCTACGCCCTACAGGAGGTCCTCATCGGGAACCTGTCAGATGTCCCCCCATCACACGATTGCGTTGCCTGTACAAGACCaaaggcctcagagggagggtcccccttcctctgggagtTCCTCCCCCTCACGAACCTGACTCCACAGCATCCAGCTTCAGCCTGCAACAACACAGACTGGGTTCATCGGCCTCTGTTCACGTGCAACACCACCAGCGACGACCGAAGACCCAACTCATTCGCCCCTGTTGCGGTGACaggaccactcccagcagccccctgcatcgTGTTCTTTGGCTTCTCCAATCCCACTCCGTTGGGGCAGTATCCCAATTGCACCCAATGGTTCATAGGACCTCGGCCTAACTCAAACCCCAAGAAAGGAAGCTCAAGATACCGCACTGAGTTCACCAG GACAAGTGTGGCTCTGTGGGAACAACATTGCCCGGACTGCTCTACCCGCATTCCCAAAGGGGGTATGTGCCATCGGGCAACTCGTCATAAAGGGAGGAGGGCTCTTTCACCACCGTCGCCCCTTCTTCTCCTCACCACGCAAACGACGAACAGCCACCGCATGGGAGCGACTCAAGTCAGCCACCGAGATGGTCATAGGAGGGTACATACAGTTTAA